A DNA window from Arachis hypogaea cultivar Tifrunner chromosome 18, arahy.Tifrunner.gnm2.J5K5, whole genome shotgun sequence contains the following coding sequences:
- the LOC112773074 gene encoding interactor of constitutive active ROPs 4, with product MPRSRGSDLPQRHSPRGPHQLRTSSSDSDPLHHRPIADRSPKLGDRRSPRGAQSEALNQKKLGTRIADLESQLGQAQEELKMLKDQLALAEAAKREAQDELVKKAEKLEVPAVTEKFQEKCTSKNPLQESNNKTEATKLQDGVIPDENQEETDVFEVLIEKVAIEVAKPDQVQVEKETKSLEQDLTAPEISELNKPSVDELMKLKDDEIALLKSSLEEKVKQLETVNSENENLKNQLNETDSKVSAAATKEEEMKLQLNKLGEELEAGKSNADKLNEKLTTTEAEKEVLESEMKKLRVQTEQWRKAADAAAAVLAGGMDINGRIPERCGSMDKHFGGNFETPAGRYNGYVGSPGMADELDDGFGSVKRKGSGIRMFGDLWKKKGQK from the exons ATGCCAAGATCAAG GGGATCAGATTTGCCTCAAAGGCATTCACCTCGAGGTCCACATCAACTTCGGACATCGAGTTCCGACTCGGATCCATTGCATCACCGGCCAATCGCAGACCGCAGTCCAAAGCTAGGAGACCGGCGTTCGCCAAGAGGTGCTCAGTCTGAGGCACTGAATCAGAAGAAGCTAGGAACACGCATTGCAGATTTGGAATCGCAGCTAGGTCAAGCACAAGAAGAGTTGAAGATGTTGAAGGACCAGCTTGCTTTGGCAGAAGCTGCGAAAAGAGAAGCTCAAGATGAACTAGTCAAGAAAGCCGAGAAATTAGAAGTGCCGGCCGTGACAGAGAAGTTCCAAGAAAAATGCACATCAAAGAATCCTCTTCAAGAATCTAACAACAAAACTGAAGCAACTAAGCTTCAGGATGGTGTTATACCAGATGAAAATCAAGAAGAGACTGATGTTTTCGAAGTCCTCATCGAAAAGGTAGCAATTGAAGTTGCCAAACCTGATCAAGTGCAAGTAGAAAAGGAAACTAAATCACTTGAACAGGACTTAACTGCACCCGAAATTTCGGAGCTGAACAAGCCTTCAGTGGATGAACTGATGAAACTAAAAGATGATGAGATAGCATTACTAAAGTCCAGTTTGGAGGAGAAAGTGAAGCAATTGGAGACAGTGAATAGTGAGAATGAGAATTTAAAAAACCAATTGAACGAAACGGATTCAAAAGTTTCGGCTGCTGCAACaaaggaagaagaaatgaagcTTCAGCTGAACAAATTGGGAGAAGAATTGGAGGCTGGAAAGTCCAATGCAGACAAGCTGAATGAGAAGTTGACAACTACAGAAGCCGAGAAGGAGGTGTTGGAATCAGAGATGAAGAAGCTGAGGGTGCAAACAGAACAGTGGAGAAAAGCTGCAGATGCGGCAGCTGCAGTGCTCGCAGGCGGCATGGATATAAATGGCAGGATCCCTGAGAGGTGTGGCTCCATGGACAAGCACTTTGGTGGCAATTTTGAGACACCAGCCGGAAGGTACAATGGATATGTTGGTTCTCCAGGTATGGCTGATGAATTGGATGATGGTTTTGGAAGTGTAAAGAGGAAGGGTTCTGGGATCAGAATGTTTggagatttatggaagaaaaaggGCCAAAAGTGA
- the LOC112773075 gene encoding uncharacterized protein yields MGERKVLNKYYPPDFDPAKLPRARRPKNQQIKVRMMLPMSIRCNTCGNYIYKGTKFNSRKEDVIGETYLGIQIFRFYFKCTKCSAELTMKTDPQNSDYVVESGATRNFEPWRAEDEEADGLKRKRESEEMGDAMKSLENRTLDSKREMDILAALDEMKSMKSRHATVTVDEMLAALQRTSDDKEKRLEEEDEALIKSVVFHNSNDYVRRVRDEDIEEEEEVAQLSNGHVGTSSSSPKRQKPSKEPPGKATDALTKVSLDESGKQGNSHGGSAKPNPLVRISVIKKPVASDPKGAAEPEQKKTVDSNANSAGGLQSLCQSYGSDGDDSDQ; encoded by the exons atgGGAGAGAGGAAGGTGTTGAACAAGTACTACCCACCGGACTTCGATCCGGCGAAGCTTCCGAGGGCTCGGAGGCCGAAGAACCAGCAGATCAAGGTCCGCATGATGCTTCCCATGAGCATCAGATGCAACACTTGCGGCAATTACATCTACAAGGGCACCAAGTTCAACTCCCGCAAGGAAGATGTCATTGGCGAG ACATATTTGGGGATTCAAATTTTTAGGTTCTACTTTAAGTGCACTAAGTGCTCGGCGGAACTTACTATGAAAACTGATCCTCAGAACTCAGATTATGTGGTTGAATCTGGTGCGACCAGGAATTTTGAACCTTGGCGTGCTGAGGACGAGGAAGCTGATGGCCTGAAACGGAAGAGGGAATCTGAGGAGATGGGAGATGCAATGAAGTCTTTGGAGAATAGAACCCTAGATTCTAAAAGAGAGATGGACATCCTTGCCGCATTGGATGAGATGAAGTCAATGAAG TCTAGGCATGCGACTGTCACTGTTGATGAAATGCTGGCGGCCTTGCAACGTACATCAGATGATAAG GAAAAAAGactggaagaagaagatgaagcattAATAAAATCAGTTGTCTTCCAT AATTCAAATGATTATGTTAGAAGAGTTCGTGATGAagatattgaagaggaagaagaggtggcTCAGCTTTCAAATGGGCATGTTGGAACTTCCAGTTCTAGTCCAAAG AGACAAAAGCCTTCCAAAGAACCTCCTGGCAAAGCAACCGACGCGCTAACAAAAGTTAGTTTGGATGAATCTGGCAAACAAG GAAATTCCCATGGTGGCAGTGCAAAGCCTAATCCTTTGGTGAGGATTTCCGTTATTAAGAAACCAGTGGCTTCAGATCCAAAAGGTGCCGCAGAACCAGAGCAAAAGAAAACTGTGGATAGCAATGCAAATTCTGCTGGGGGACTACAATCCTTGTGTCAAAGCTATGGAAGTGATGGTGATGATTCGGATCAGTAG